From the genome of Acidobacteriota bacterium, one region includes:
- a CDS encoding ACT domain-containing protein, protein MHTVNVETELHVTTPDEPGIYGRVLGTLANAGINLRALNVASVGDEGHFRLITSDNAKAQKALKSLGYKVKTHKVVTVLISDRIGAGSEIGALLGNAVIHISSSYGTSAGAGKTLLVFQTNHNTKAVKTLK, encoded by the coding sequence GTGCATACCGTTAATGTGGAAACCGAACTCCATGTCACGACTCCCGATGAGCCCGGGATTTATGGCCGGGTACTGGGAACTCTGGCCAATGCGGGCATCAACCTCAGGGCATTGAACGTCGCCTCCGTCGGCGATGAGGGGCACTTCCGGCTCATCACTTCCGACAACGCCAAGGCTCAGAAAGCCCTCAAATCCCTGGGATACAAAGTCAAGACCCACAAAGTCGTTACGGTCCTGATCAGCGACCGCATCGGCGCCGGGTCCGAAATCGGAGCCCTTCTGGGCAACGCCGTCATCCATATCAGTTCCTCGTACGGGACCTCGGCGGGCGCCGGCAAAACCCTGCTCGTTTTCCAGACCAACCATAACACCAAGGCCGTCAAGACCTTGAAATGA
- a CDS encoding glycosyltransferase family 4 protein, with the protein MPSALKRVLVVTSDVPFVTGGHLVIARSTVRALRECGHEADLVLTPQNRFGRQFSAYLANRFTDVGMDGLGRTIDHVISFRFPSFAVRHPSHVCWLNHRLREYYDLWPMLRDQLGFRGKVKEEIRRRILRIVDTHLLKRSVRKVYAQSGTIQARLQKWGSIPSEILYPPPPQRRYRTESYGNFILAVSRLQKLKRIDLLVDAFRFVDNTGLRAVIVGDGPERTALEIRVREAGLEHRIDFPGELDDEGILDLYARCRAVFFCPYNEDYGLVTPEAFASRKAVVTATDSGGPAELVRDGINGFVTDPNPKDIARRLNELGGDTALAERLGDRAAETVSDMTWEKAVSRLLLLPG; encoded by the coding sequence ATGCCCTCCGCCTTGAAACGCGTCCTCGTCGTCACGTCCGACGTCCCCTTTGTCACGGGCGGGCACTTGGTGATCGCCCGCAGCACCGTGAGGGCCCTCCGGGAGTGCGGCCACGAAGCCGACCTTGTTCTGACCCCGCAGAACAGATTCGGCCGTCAATTCAGCGCCTATCTGGCCAATCGTTTCACGGATGTCGGTATGGACGGTCTGGGCCGGACGATCGACCACGTCATTTCATTCCGTTTTCCGAGTTTCGCCGTCCGCCACCCCAGCCATGTCTGCTGGCTGAACCACAGGCTTCGCGAATACTATGACTTGTGGCCCATGCTCCGCGATCAACTGGGTTTCCGAGGCAAAGTGAAGGAGGAAATCCGGCGGCGCATTCTTCGGATCGTCGACACGCACCTCCTCAAAAGGAGTGTCAGGAAAGTCTATGCCCAGTCGGGTACCATTCAGGCCCGTCTTCAGAAATGGGGAAGCATTCCCTCGGAAATCCTCTATCCTCCCCCGCCTCAGCGACGTTACCGGACCGAAAGTTACGGGAATTTCATCCTGGCCGTTTCCCGGCTTCAGAAACTCAAGAGAATCGATCTTCTTGTGGACGCCTTCCGGTTCGTCGACAATACCGGTCTGCGCGCCGTCATTGTCGGAGACGGTCCGGAACGGACCGCGCTTGAGATCCGAGTCCGGGAGGCCGGTTTGGAACACCGCATCGACTTTCCGGGGGAACTTGATGATGAGGGGATTCTCGATCTATACGCGCGATGCCGAGCGGTTTTTTTCTGCCCCTATAACGAGGACTACGGCCTAGTGACCCCCGAAGCCTTCGCTTCACGCAAGGCTGTCGTCACGGCGACGGACAGCGGAGGCCCCGCCGAACTCGTCCGCGACGGGATCAACGGATTCGTCACCGACCCCAACCCGAAGGACATCGCCCGCCGCCTGAACGAGCTGGGCGGAGACACGGCCCTCGCGGAACGCCTGGGCGACCGGGCCGCCGAAACCGTCTCCGATATGACATGGGAAAAGGCCGTCTCCCGCCTCCTTCTTCTCCCCGGCTGA
- a CDS encoding biopolymer transporter ExbD gives MAKAEPNVVPLCDVLLVLLIIFMVITPMVQRGIDVKLPETQADAGGGQQAGLIVVTVKKDMTIEINNAPTEKRTLLEELRRYYATRQDKTIFIRAEATVPFRNVMEIIDIAKGAGVDVLALIPEFFEE, from the coding sequence ATGGCAAAAGCCGAACCCAATGTCGTTCCCCTGTGCGACGTTTTGCTCGTTCTGCTCATCATTTTCATGGTCATCACGCCCATGGTTCAAAGAGGAATCGATGTCAAGCTTCCCGAAACGCAGGCCGATGCCGGCGGCGGCCAGCAGGCGGGTCTGATCGTCGTTACGGTTAAAAAGGACATGACCATCGAGATCAATAATGCGCCCACGGAAAAGCGCACCCTCCTCGAGGAATTGAGACGGTATTACGCCACCCGGCAGGATAAGACCATTTTTATCCGGGCGGAGGCAACCGTTCCTTTCCGGAATGTCATGGAAATCATCGACATCGCCAAGGGAGCGGGTGTCGATGTCCTGGCCCTCATCCCCGAGTTTTTCGAGGAATAA